The following nucleotide sequence is from Nocardioides eburneiflavus.
CTGATGGCGACGGTGGCGTCCTCCGACGGGCTGACCGCCGCGCGCGAGGCGCTCGGCGAGGACAACGTCATGGCGCTCGGTGAGGACGAGATCGACCTCGTCGCCCTCAAGTCCGCCCTGGTCGAGCGTGGGTGGACCGAGCAGCTGTGCGAGGGCGGGCCGTCGCTCTTCGCCGACCTGCTGGCGGCCGGGGTCGTCGACGAGCTGTGCTGGACGATCGTGCCGGCCCTCACCGGTGGCGACGCCGTACGCATCGCCACCGGCGCGGAGGTCGAGGTCGCGCTGCGTCCCGCCCTGCTGCTGGAGCAGGACGGGACGCTGCTGGGGCGCTGGCTGGTGGAGTGACGCCCGCCCTCGTTGCTCGCATGAGAGGCTGCCCAGCAGGGCTGGGTGCAGCGACACGAGCTGCACGGTGGCGAGATCGGGGTGGTGATGACGAGGGACCGACTCCCCCGAGTCCGACTCAGGGACGTGGCCGAACGTGCCGGGGTGTCCACGACGACGGTCTCGTTCGTCCTCAACGAGCGCCCAGGCACCGGCATCTCGGTCGACACCCGCGATCGCGTCCTGCGCGCCGCGCGGGAGATGGGCTACCGCCCCAACGCAGCGGCCCGCAGCCTGCGAACGCAGGTCACGAACACGATCGGGTTGATCTCCGACCAGATCGTCACCGACAACTACGGCGGCGACCTGGTCCGCGGGGCGTTGGTGACCGCCCTCGAGCTCGACCACCTGCTGATCGTGGTCGAGTCCCAGGACGACCCGGAGGTGGAGCGCCGGCTCGTCGGGGACCTGCTGTCCCGCCAGGTGGACGGCATCATCCTCGCCACGATCACCAGCGACCGCATCGGGCTTCCCGGGATCCGTCACGGGCGGACCGTGCTGCTCAACTGCACGTCCTCCCACGCGCTGCCCGCCATCCTCGCCGACGAGCTCGCCGGCGGACGTGACGCCGCGAACGCACTGCTCCGAGCCGGCCACCGGCGCGGCATCTACCTGGTCGGCGAGGTGGCCGAAGCAGTGCGCCCCGCCAGGGAGAGGCGCCGCGGAGTGGCGGCTGCCCTCGGCGAGGCAGGCGTCGAGCTCGAGGGAACGATCGAGTGCACGTGGTGGCCGGAGTCGGCGTACGACGCCGTCAGCACGCACCTCGCCTCGGGGGAGGTCCCCCGGGCCCTGATCTGTCTCAACGACCGCGTCGCCTTCGGGGCGTACCAGGCACTCGCCGACGCGGGCCTGCACGTCCCCGAGGACGTCTCCGTGGTGTCCTTCGACGACTCCGAGCTCGCGCGGTGGCTGCGGCCACAGCTGACGTCGGTCGCCCTGCCCTACTTCGACATGG
It contains:
- a CDS encoding dihydrofolate reductase family protein yields the protein MSDLELQRLADLSDDELAAAYTPEREPWLRVNFVSTVDGAAQGSDGVSKSINNDADKRVFDALRRRAHCLVVGAGTLRDEGYDVPPIPLVVVTRSADVPPTLRGAPRGRILMATVASSDGLTAAREALGEDNVMALGEDEIDLVALKSALVERGWTEQLCEGGPSLFADLLAAGVVDELCWTIVPALTGGDAVRIATGAEVEVALRPALLLEQDGTLLGRWLVE
- a CDS encoding LacI family DNA-binding transcriptional regulator — its product is MAERAGVSTTTVSFVLNERPGTGISVDTRDRVLRAAREMGYRPNAAARSLRTQVTNTIGLISDQIVTDNYGGDLVRGALVTALELDHLLIVVESQDDPEVERRLVGDLLSRQVDGIILATITSDRIGLPGIRHGRTVLLNCTSSHALPAILADELAGGRDAANALLRAGHRRGIYLVGEVAEAVRPARERRRGVAAALGEAGVELEGTIECTWWPESAYDAVSTHLASGEVPRALICLNDRVAFGAYQALADAGLHVPEDVSVVSFDDSELARWLRPQLTSVALPYFDMGRIAVESVLGLSEEWAASQQQEQLVAMPLRERGSIAPPRRP